A stretch of DNA from Noviherbaspirillum sedimenti:
TGCCGCGTCTGGCCAATCCTGATTTCGCCGAATGCGTCACTGCCAGTTTCGACAAGCAAAGCGCAATGCATCTGATTCGGGCCACGTTGCCTGTTATCGAACAGGGGCGCACCGAAATCCATGTGCCGCACTGGGACGGCATAGAGCAGCAGCATGGCTTCGTGCATGGCGGTGTCGTGGGGATGATTGCTGATTCAGCCGCCGGTTATGCGGCAATGACCATGGTACCTGCCAGTGCTTCAGTATTGACCGTGGAATACAAGATGAACCTTGTTGCACCTGCGGATGGTGAGAAGCTCATAGCCCGGGGCGAGGTTATCCGCCCCGGCAGGACCTTGATTGTGACCAAGGCTGAGGTATTCGCCGTCAAGGATGGCAAGGAAACTCTTTGCGCCCTCATGCAGCAGACCATTATGGTCATGCATGGAAAGACAGAGAAGTAGTGCCTGCTTTGGGGCTCAAAGCAGACGTTTGCCAATTTGGAGGGGCCCTCGATCTGTCCTTCGTATCTGACCATCAACGCTGGCGACATCAACACTGATGCACGCCGGCACAGATGGTCGCTCTGGTATCGAACATAGGTTTGTGCTGGGGGATGAACGGGATCATCACATCCAGCCATGACTTGTAACCCTAACTGGCTGTAGCCGCCACATTGGCCCGCGCCATATGCATTTTTTTGTAGCTGTCGGTCAGGCGGCGGTGCCTGTCGAGCCCCTCCAGTTTCATACTGGTTGGCGTCAAGCCAAAGAAGCGCACGCTGCCGTCCACTGAGCCCAGCACCGCGTCCATCCGCGGATTGCCATACATCCGGCGGAAATTGACCACGTAATCGTCCAGTTCCAGGTCGTCATCGAGCAGCACCTCCAGCGCCACGTTCAAGGCTTGATAAAACAATCCGCGCTCGACCGTGTTGTCGTTGTACTGCAAGAAGGCGCCCACCAGCTCGTGCGCCTCTTCAAATTGCTGCAAGGCGAGATGAATGAGTAGCTTCAACTCGAGTACTGTCAGCTGCCCCCAGTCCGTATTCTCGTCAAATTCGATGCCGATCAACGTGGCGATGTCGGAATGTTCATCCAGTTCACTGTTTTCCAGACGATCAAGCAGTGCTTCCAGGCTTGCGTCGTCCAGGCGATGCAAGTTCAAGATATCGGCGCGGAACAACAGCGCCTTGTTGGTGTTATCCCAGACCAAATCTTCTATCGGATAGATTTCCGAATAACCCGGCACCAAAATCCGGCAAGCAACGGCGCCTAGCTGGTCATACACCGCCATGTACACCTCTTTGCCCATGTCTTCAAGAATGCCGAGCAAGCTCGCGGCTTCCTCGGCATTGGAATTCTCGCCCTGGCCAGAAAAATCCCACTCGACAAAATCGAAATTCGCTTTGGCGCTGAAAAAGCGCCACGACACGATACCGCTGGAATCAATGAAGTGTTCAACAAAGTTGTTTGGCTCAGTCACGGCGTTACTTGCAAAAGTGGGCTGAGGTAAATCGTTCAGGCCTTCAAAACTGCGACCCTGTAGCAATTCGGTCAGACTACGTTCCAGCGCCACCTCGAAGCTTGGGTGCGCGCCGAACGAAGCAAACACACCGCCTGTCCGCGGGTTCATCAAAGTGACGCACATTACTGGGTACACCCCACCCAGCGACGCATCCTTCACCAGCACCGGAAAGCCCTGTTCTTCCAATCCCTGAATGCCGGCCAGAATGCCAGGGTATTTCGCCAGCACTTCGTGCGGCACATCAGGCAATGCGATTTCGCCTTCCAGAATTTCGCGTTTTACCGCCCGTTCGAAAATTTCCGACAGGCATTGCACCTGCGCTTCGACCAGCGTATTACCGGCACTCATGCCATTGCTGACGTAGAGGTTTTCGACCAGGTTGGACGGGAAATACACCACCTCGCCGTCCGACTGCCGCACATACGGCAGCGAACAGATACCACGCTGCACATTGCCCGAGTTGGTGTCGACCAGATGCGAGCCACGTAACTCGCCATCGGGATTGTAAATTTGCAGGGAGTACTCATCGAGAATTTCAGCCGGCAGCGCATCTTTAGGGCCAGGCTTGAACCAGCGCTCGTTCGGGTAATGTACAAACGCCGCGTTGGCGATGTCTTCGCCCCAAAACGACCCGGCGTAGAAATGGTTGTTATTCAGTCGCTCGATATATTCTCCCAACGCCGACGCCAACGCGCTTTCTTTGGTCGCTCCCTTGCCATTGGTAAAACACATCGGCGAGTGCGCATCACGGATATGCAGCGACCACACATTGGGAACGATATTGCGCCACGAAGCGATTTCGATCTTGATGCCCAAGCCCGCCAAAACGCCCGACATATTGGCGATGGTTTGCTCCAGCGGCAGGTCCTTGCCCGCAATATAGGTGCTGGCGTCAGCAGCCGGCTGCAACGTCAGCAAGGCCTGAGCATCGGCATCCAGGTTCTCTACCTCTTCAATTACAAACTCGGGTCCGGCTTGCACCACTTTTTTCACCGTACAACGGTCGATGGAGCGCAAAATACCCTGGCGGTCTTTGGCAGAGATATCCGCCGGCAACTCGACTTGGATCTTGAAAATCTGCTGGTAACGGTTTTCTGGATCAACAATATTGTTCTGCGACAGACGGATATTTTCGGTAGGAATATTGCGAGTTACGCAATACAACTTTACAAAGTAAGCTGCACACAAGGCCGATGAAGCCAGAAAGTAATCGAAAGGACCAGGTGCCGAGCCATCGCCCTTATAGCGGATAGGCTGGTCGGCCACTACCGTGAAGTCATCGAACTTGGCTTCAAGACGTAGCTTATCGAGAAAGTTGACCTTAATTTCCATGGGAGAATTCCAAAAATGGTGTTCAAAATGATGTAGCCGCTATTATCCGTCGCCACGCCGGTGCCGTGTAATACATCGATGCTTTCCACAAACGCTGCCGCATACGGATAAATTATGCATATCGAAGAGGTGCTTCGTTACAGCTGAGCTTGTTCAGCGTCGGCTAGCCCAATTCCTTTTGCTATCCAACTTCGCTTTTGTTTTGCTGAAAGCCTTTTGAATTCGTATTCGGCCTTAGATGCAATGGATCGGTTCGGATAGCGTACGGCCAGCAGCAATTCACGCGGCTTGTGTGCTCTTGTGTACTTTGCTCCCTTTCCAGATGCATGTGCCTGGAATCGGCTTTCCACATTGATCGCAATGCCGGTATAGATGCTTCCGTCATCGCATTCGATCATATAAAGAAACCAAGGAGTCTGTGTCGGTTGGATCATCAACAGATTTTACCTGACCGCCAAGCGAAACCTTAGGCGTCTCCTGACCGAAGCGCGGCTGCTTCCGGCCAGGAATAGTCGTGCAAGACCAGGGGGGCTTGGCGTGCCCAGGCAAGGAATGCTTGGCGCTAATGTATCCTGAAATGAAAACTGGCCCGACGGGGCCAGCTTTTAAAAACAGAGGTATTGCGCCTCCGTTTCCAATCTACCAACTAGGACTACCAGTAAGAAATCGCATCTTACTAAGCACACCATCTGTGCGAACAGTTCCAGCAAATGGATGATTTCAATTCAGGGTGCTCTATATGCCATCCTCTAGGAGTTTGTCGGCACTTCCAGTGTAGAACATCGTTAATGCTAGTCAAATAAATTTGCGTTGCGATGAGCAGGCCTTATATGCTCCAGTTTTTGTCATTGCTGCGGAGAACGGTCGAGAAGAACGCTCATGCTGTGAAAGCGGATATACCCTCGCGCCCAGTAGACATATGCCTGCTGAGTTCATACTCCGAAATGATTGCCTCAAATGCAATGTCTTGGCTGGCCGAGCAATTTCGGCGGTATCGCGAGGCTGTTTCGAAAGTGACGTCATTTATGATTATTTATCACTCGATATAAACAAGCAGCTTGCCAACCGTGGAACCGGCGCGGCTTGCGGAGAATCGAATGACTTTGCTTATTACCCTGCTATTTACTGCGTTTAAGGACAGCCGTGTTTGTCCAAGTGCCCATTAGGCGCAAACAAAGGAGCAAGCATGACGCAGTTACAAAAAGCAGATATCGACGAGTTCACAGCGCACTTCCGGAGCGAGGTGCTTCTTCCTGACAACGCGGTCTACGACGAGGTGCGCCAGATCTGGAACGCCATGATCGACCGCAAGCCCGCGCTGATCGCCCGCTGCGCGTCGCCTGAAGATGTCGTCCAGGCCGTCGCGTTCGCACGCAAGCACAAGCTCCTCGTCTCGATCCGAGGGGGCGGACACAACATCGCGGGCAATGCCGTCTGCGACGGCGGCCTCATGATCGATCTCTCGTTGATGAAGAGCGTTCAGGTGGACCCGAACGCCCGTCGGGCAACCGTCGAGCCCGGTTGCACCCTCGCCGATTTCGATAAGGCCGCGCAGGTGCACGGCCTCGCCACGCCGCTGGGCATCAACTCGACCACGGGCGTGGCCGGCCTGACGCTCGGAGGTGGCTTCGGCTGGCTGAGCCGGAAATACGGCATGACCGTTGACAACCTGCTCGCCGCAGATGTCGTCACGGCGGATGGCAGCCAGGTGCATGCCAGCGAAACGGAAAACGCCGACCTCTTCTGGGGGCTGCGGGGTGGCGGTGGGAACTTCGGTATTGTCACCAGCTTCCAGTTTCAGCTCCATCCCGTCGGGCCGGACGTGCTGAGCGGGCTCATCGTCTTCCCGTTCGACCAGGCGAAGTCCGTGCTCACGCAGTTCGCCAGTTTCACCAGGACGATGCCCGACGAGCTCAACGTCTGGATGATCACTCGGAAGGCGCCCCCGCTGCCTTTCCTGCCCGAGGACGTCCACGGCAAAGAAATCGTCGCGCTCGCACTGTGCTATGCGGGTGATCCCGCTGAGGGCACGAAGCTGATCGAGCCACTGCGCGGGTTCGGCACGGCGCACGGCGAGCACGTCGGCGTGCAGCCGTACTGCGCCTGGCAGCAGGCCTTCGATCCACTCCTGACGCCGGGTGCGCGAAACTACTGGAAGTCGCATAACTTCTCGCAGCTCAGCGATGGCGCGATCGCCGTCATCCTCGAATACGCCGGCAAGCTGCCGTCGCCGCAGTGCGAGATCTTCGTCGGCACGATCGGAGGCCAGACGGCGCGCGTAGCGCCCGGGGCGATGGCTTATTCGAGCCGAGAAGCCAATTATGTGATGAACGTGCACGGCCGCTGGGAGTCGTCTGCCGAGGACGAGCGCTGCATCGCCTGGGCGCGTGAGTTCTTCGTCAAGTCACAACCATTCGCCAGCGGCGGCGCGTACATCAACTTCCTCACCCAGGACGAGGCCGACCGCATCGCGTTCGCCTACGGTGCGACGTATAACCGGCTCGTGGAGCTCAAGAAAAAATACGACCCGACGAACTTCTTCCAGATGAACCAGAACATCAAGCCGGTCTGAGAGGACGTCATGCGCCTGACAATGGCATGCAGCGGGCGGCGTTAGGCGGCACCGAGCGATCAAAACAACGTGCCGCCTTAAGTATGTTCCCAGGAGAGTGTTCCATGCTACAAAACAGTGACGTCGCGGTTAGGATTCCGGCGCAAGACCTCTCACGAGCGAGATCCTTCTACTCGAGCACGCTTGGCCTTGATCCGGTCGAAGAACGACCCGGCGGCCTCCGCTACAAGTGCGGCAATAGCTACTTCGTACTTTTCCAGTCGTCTGGCTCGGCGTCCGGCACTCATACACAAATGGGCTGGGAGGTCGATGACATCCAGGCAACCGTCGACGAGTTGCGGCACCGGGGAGTAGTATTCGAAGAATACGATCTTCCCGGCCTCAAGACCATCAATGGAATCGCTGAGATTAAAGGAAACTATCCGTCGAAGGGTGGCGTAGGCGAGAGAGGTGCTTGGTTTAAAGACAGCGAGGGCAACCTCCTTGGCATCGGCCAACCCATTAGATGAGTAGGTCCCGATCGATCCGTTCCGTCGTATCAGCCTTCACCGAAAGGGTCGTCGGGTCGGCCTGTGCATCGTCCTTTTCGAGGCTTGCTCAGCGTTCACTCGCGTTACGGCCTGCTCACTCGCGCTGTCACCGTATTTCGTGACACGCTTCGCCGAAGGCTTCAGCCGCTTCGTTACCTCCACGGCTGCTCCGGTTGCTTCCAGCGGGAGCACTTCGCCGGGTGGGGCTTGCACCCACTGGAACAACATCGCCTTATCACGGCGCACACCCATAGCGGACATTCCCGAGTCCTTACGGCCCAATCCATTTCATCGGACCTGGTAGCGCAATGCGTCGACCAACAACGCGAATGCAGGCGAAGGCTGCCGCCGGCTTGGATAATACAAGTGATAACCTGAAAAAGTCGGACTCCAGTCTTCAAGAACTTGTATCAACCGGCCTCTAGCGACCTCTTCTCTCACGAAATCCTCAAGCATAAAGCCCAAACCTAGGCCCGCCACAGATGCCTTGAGCATTTGCGACACGCCGTTCACGACAAGTTGCCCGTCAACGCGCACATTCAGCTCACGCTTCCCTTTCTTCATTTCCCATGCGTACAGCCCGCCCAAGGTTGGTAAACGGAGATTAATACAAATGTGATCAGTCAAATCCTGAGGTGTCTTGGGCGGCGAGCGCTTCGCAAAGTAGGCAGGCGACCCGACAACTACCATTTGCACATCTGGGCCGATGCGCACAGCGACCATATCTTTCGCTACTTGCTCCCCGAGCCGCACGCCGGCGTCGAACCGCTGCTCGACAATATCGACCAACCTGTTTTCCGAGTTGATCTCGACCTTAATGTCCGGATATTTCGGCAGGAACTTTGCCAAGGTCGGCATGAGGATCGCATTGGATGCGTGCTCGGATGCGGTAAGGCGAACAGTCCCTGCAGGCTTATCACGCAGTTCGCTTAAGGCCGCCAACTCAGCCTCAATCTCTTCAAACCGTGGCGCCAAGGTTGCCAGCAGCCTTTCACCTGCATCGGTCGGTGAAACTTTGCGGGTCGTTCTAGCTAGTAAGCGAATACTCAGCCTTGACTCAAGTCCACTGATTGTTTGGCTCAATGCCGACGGTGATATACCAAGTTGCGCTGCTGCGCGGGTAAAACTTCCTTCACGGGCAACCGCGACGAAAGCCAAAAGATCATTAAAGTTTTCTCGTGCC
This window harbors:
- a CDS encoding FAD-binding oxidoreductase — translated: MTQLQKADIDEFTAHFRSEVLLPDNAVYDEVRQIWNAMIDRKPALIARCASPEDVVQAVAFARKHKLLVSIRGGGHNIAGNAVCDGGLMIDLSLMKSVQVDPNARRATVEPGCTLADFDKAAQVHGLATPLGINSTTGVAGLTLGGGFGWLSRKYGMTVDNLLAADVVTADGSQVHASETENADLFWGLRGGGGNFGIVTSFQFQLHPVGPDVLSGLIVFPFDQAKSVLTQFASFTRTMPDELNVWMITRKAPPLPFLPEDVHGKEIVALALCYAGDPAEGTKLIEPLRGFGTAHGEHVGVQPYCAWQQAFDPLLTPGARNYWKSHNFSQLSDGAIAVILEYAGKLPSPQCEIFVGTIGGQTARVAPGAMAYSSREANYVMNVHGRWESSAEDERCIAWAREFFVKSQPFASGGAYINFLTQDEADRIAFAYGATYNRLVELKKKYDPTNFFQMNQNIKPV
- a CDS encoding GIY-YIG nuclease family protein, which translates into the protein MIQPTQTPWFLYMIECDDGSIYTGIAINVESRFQAHASGKGAKYTRAHKPRELLLAVRYPNRSIASKAEYEFKRLSAKQKRSWIAKGIGLADAEQAQL
- a CDS encoding LysR family transcriptional regulator: MARENFNDLLAFVAVAREGSFTRAAAQLGISPSALSQTISGLESRLSIRLLARTTRKVSPTDAGERLLATLAPRFEEIEAELAALSELRDKPAGTVRLTASEHASNAILMPTLAKFLPKYPDIKVEINSENRLVDIVEQRFDAGVRLGEQVAKDMVAVRIGPDVQMVVVGSPAYFAKRSPPKTPQDLTDHICINLRLPTLGGLYAWEMKKGKRELNVRVDGQLVVNGVSQMLKASVAGLGLGFMLEDFVREEVARGRLIQVLEDWSPTFSGYHLYYPSRRQPSPAFALLVDALRYQVR
- a CDS encoding VOC family protein; this encodes MLQNSDVAVRIPAQDLSRARSFYSSTLGLDPVEERPGGLRYKCGNSYFVLFQSSGSASGTHTQMGWEVDDIQATVDELRHRGVVFEEYDLPGLKTINGIAEIKGNYPSKGGVGERGAWFKDSEGNLLGIGQPIR
- a CDS encoding PaaI family thioesterase gives rise to the protein MPRLANPDFAECVTASFDKQSAMHLIRATLPVIEQGRTEIHVPHWDGIEQQHGFVHGGVVGMIADSAAGYAAMTMVPASASVLTVEYKMNLVAPADGEKLIARGEVIRPGRTLIVTKAEVFAVKDGKETLCALMQQTIMVMHGKTEK
- a CDS encoding OsmC domain/YcaO domain-containing protein, translating into MEIKVNFLDKLRLEAKFDDFTVVADQPIRYKGDGSAPGPFDYFLASSALCAAYFVKLYCVTRNIPTENIRLSQNNIVDPENRYQQIFKIQVELPADISAKDRQGILRSIDRCTVKKVVQAGPEFVIEEVENLDADAQALLTLQPAADASTYIAGKDLPLEQTIANMSGVLAGLGIKIEIASWRNIVPNVWSLHIRDAHSPMCFTNGKGATKESALASALGEYIERLNNNHFYAGSFWGEDIANAAFVHYPNERWFKPGPKDALPAEILDEYSLQIYNPDGELRGSHLVDTNSGNVQRGICSLPYVRQSDGEVVYFPSNLVENLYVSNGMSAGNTLVEAQVQCLSEIFERAVKREILEGEIALPDVPHEVLAKYPGILAGIQGLEEQGFPVLVKDASLGGVYPVMCVTLMNPRTGGVFASFGAHPSFEVALERSLTELLQGRSFEGLNDLPQPTFASNAVTEPNNFVEHFIDSSGIVSWRFFSAKANFDFVEWDFSGQGENSNAEEAASLLGILEDMGKEVYMAVYDQLGAVACRILVPGYSEIYPIEDLVWDNTNKALLFRADILNLHRLDDASLEALLDRLENSELDEHSDIATLIGIEFDENTDWGQLTVLELKLLIHLALQQFEEAHELVGAFLQYNDNTVERGLFYQALNVALEVLLDDDLELDDYVVNFRRMYGNPRMDAVLGSVDGSVRFFGLTPTSMKLEGLDRHRRLTDSYKKMHMARANVAATAS